The Juglans microcarpa x Juglans regia isolate MS1-56 chromosome 8S, Jm3101_v1.0, whole genome shotgun sequence genome has a window encoding:
- the LOC121244886 gene encoding homeobox-leucine zipper protein HDG11-like, translated as MEYGGGEGGEDRDASSDPQGRKKRYHRHTAHQIQRLEAMFKECPHPDEKQRSLLSRELGLAPRQIKFWFQNRRTQMKAQHERADNCALRAENDKIRCENIAIREALRNVICPSCGGPPVNEDSYFDEQKLRIENAHLKEELDRVSSIAAKYIGRPISQLPQVQPIHVSSLDLSMGSFGGQGVGGPSLDIDLLPGSSSTVPSLRLPFQPRLSDMDRSLMTDIAVRATEELLRLVQTNEPLWMKSATDGRDVLNLESYERIFPRANTSLKNPHSRIEATRDSGVVIMNGLALVDMFMDSHKWVELFPAIVSVGKTIEVISSGMLGSHSGSLQLMYEDLQVLSPLVSTREFYFLRYCQQIEQGLWAVVDVSYDFPRENQFSPQCRRLPSGCLIQEMPNGYSKVTWVEHVEIEDKTPTHRLYRDLVHSGLAFGAERWLAILCRMCERFACLMVTGTSTTRDLGGVIPSTDGKRSMMKLAQRMVNNFCASIGTSNSHGWTTLSGMNEVGVRVSVHKSTDPGQPNGVVLSAATTIWLPVSPQNVFNFFKDERTRAQWDVLSSGNGVEEVAHIANGSHPGNCISVLRAFNTSQNNRLILQESCIDSSGALVVYCPVDLPAINIAMSGEDPSYIPLLPLGFAISPDGRPDLLPGDGASTSSSSQHGGSMMSRFGGSLITVAFQILVSSLPSAKLNLESVTTVNNLIGTTVQQIKAALNCPGS; from the exons ATGGAGTACGGCGGTGGAGAAGGCGGAGAAGACCGAGATGCCTCCTCCGACCCTCAGGGGAGGAAAAAGCGATACCATCGTCACACAGCGCACCAGATTCAGAGGCTCGAAGC CATGTTCAAGGAGTGCCCTCACCCGGATGAGAAGCAGAGGTCGCTGTTAAGTCGGGAGTTGGGATTGGCTCCTCGCCAGATCAAATTTTGGTTCCAAAACCGGAGGACCCAGATGAAG GCCCAACACGAAAGAGCTGATAACTGTGCGCTCCGAGCAGAGAACGACAAGATCCGTTGCGAGAACATAGCAATCCGAGAGGCACTCAGAAATGTCATCTGTCCGTCTTGCGGGGGGCCTCCAGTCAACGAAGATTCCTATTTTGATGAGCAAAAACTTCGAATAGAGAATGCCCATTTGAAAGAAGAG CTTGATAGAGTTTCTAGCATTGCAGCCAAGTACATTGGGAGACCAATTTCTCAACTCCCACAAGTGCAGCCAATTCATGTTTCTTCACTAGATTTGTCAATGGGAAGTTTTGGAGGCCAAGGGGTTGGTGGACCTTCCCTTGATATCGATCTTCTTCCCGGAAGTTCCTCGACGGTACCAAGTTTGCGTTTGCCTTTCCAGCCACGCCTTTCGGACATGGACAGGTCTCTCATGACAGATATTGCTGTTCGTGCCACGGAAGAATTGTTAAGGCTTGTGCAGACTAACGAACCCTTGTGGATGAAATCAGCAACTGATGGGAGGGATGTTCTTAATCTTGAAAGCTATGAAAGGATTTTTCCAAGGGCTAATACTAGCTTGAAAAACCCCCATTCGAGGATCGAGGCAACTAGAGATTCTGGAGTTGTGATCATGAATGGTTTAGCATTGGTTGATATGTTTATGGACTCA CACAAGTGGGTGGAGCTATTTCCCGCAATAGTCTCAGTGGGAAAGACAATTGAAGTGATATCATCTGGAATGTTGGGTAGTCATAGTGGCTCTTTGCAACTG ATGTACGAAGATTTGCAGGTGCTTTCACCACTAGTATCTACTCGTGAGTTCTATTTCCTCCGTTATTGTCAGCAAATTGAACAAGGGTTGTGGGCAGTTGTAGATGTTTCTTATGATTTCCCCCGTGAGAACCAATTTTCTCCTCAATGTCGCCGGCTTCCATCCGGATGCTTGATTCAAGAAATGCCTAATGGGTATTCCAAG GTTACTTGGGTGGAGCATGTGGAAATTGAAGACAAAACCCCAACTCATCGGCTTTATAGAGATCTTGTTCACAGTGGGTTGGCATTTGGAGCAGAAAGATGGCTTGCTATTCTTTGCAGGATGTGTGAAAGATTTGCTTGTCTTATGGTGACAGGCACTTCAACTACACGGGATCTTGGGGGAG TGATTCCGTCAACTGATGGTAAGAGAAGCATGATGAAACTTGCCCAAAGAATGGTCAACAATTTCTGTGCAAGCATTGGCACTTCTAACAGCCACGGGTGGACAACCCTTTCTGGGATGAATGAGGTTGGAGTTCGAGTGAGTGTCCATAAGAGCACCGATCCTGGCCAACCCAATGGAGTGGTTCTCAGTGCGGCTACTACAATTTGGCTTCCAGTTTCACCACAAAATGTCTTCAATTTCTTCAAGGATGAAAGAACCCGAGCCCAG TGGGATGTTCTCTCCAGTGGCAATGGCGTGGAAGAGGTTGCCCATATAGCAAATGGGTCCCATCCAGGGAACTGTATATCTGTGCTTCGA GCTTTCAACACTAGCCAAAACAACAGGTTGATACTTCAAGAGAGCTGCATAGACTCGTCAGGTGCATTAGTGGTGTACTGCCCAGTTGATCTTCCTGCAATAAACATAGCAATGAGTGGCGAAGATCCATCCTACATTCCTCTTCTACCATTAGGGTTTGCCATTTCACCTGACGGCCGTCCCGACCTGCTACCTGGAGACGGCGCATCGACAAGTTCCAGCTCACAACACGGCGGGAGCATGATGAGTCGGTTTGGGGGTTCACTGATTACAGTGGCGTTTCAAATACTAGTGAGCAGCCTGCCTTCTGCTAAGCTGAACTTGGAGTCGGTGACTACTGTTAATAACCTTATCGGCACCACTGTTCAGCAAATAAAGGCTGCCTTGAATTGTCCTGGTTCCTGA
- the LOC121244586 gene encoding protein REVEILLE 7-like isoform X1 yields MTVQQQDEGKTSDASVKAGNYRSDGAAQTETVVQKEEICSFGDYPTPKVRKPYTIVKQREKWTEEEHQKFLEALKLYGRGWRQIEAHVGTKTAVQIRSHAQKFFSKVVRASSGSTENTIEPVEIPPPRPKKKPSHPYPRKSVDSLNGISVTNQLERSPSPNLLVGEKDTKSPTSVLSAAGSDSLGSAVSEQLNPCSSPNSCTTDIHSSTSSPVEKENVHMTSNSTVQEEKDPFSSTPECFLSMKLELASKDTLGNMGDEATGAPVTSIKLFGRTVVVTDFQKPCSSGSENSESLPSDKSPENIDNEKLVNYNCESLPCRAPDRHMEHRKENTDSAEAYHYASLPWWTLYQGLPFYCSPSYYQTSVQVPTGSCVEEETNERDIVKEKSCTGSNSAIINEVENGEKNLVGVDCESQETLDERRMVSPCNHMKGFVPYKRCRAERDANSSMMVIEEREGQRARVCS; encoded by the exons ATGACTGTTCAG CAGCAGGATGAAGGAAAAACGTCAGATGCCTCTGTAAAAGCTGGTAACTACCGCTCTGATGGCGCTGCACAGACTGAAACAGTGGTCCAGAAGGAGGAGATATGTTCATTTGGGGATTACCCTACACCTAAG GTAAGGAAACCCTACACCATCgttaaacaaagagaaaaatggaCAGAAGAAGAGCATCAGAAGTTTCTTGAAGCCTTGAAGCTGTATGGTCGTGGTTGGCGTCAAATCGAAG CACATGTAGGCACCAAAACTGCAGTTCAGATCCGAAGTCATGCTCAAAAATTTTTCTCTAAG GTGGTACGGGCATCCAGTGGTAGCACTGAAAACACCATAGAACCAGTTGAGATACCGCCTCCACGGCCAAAGAAGAAACCCTCACATCCTTATCCACGTAAATCAGTTGATTCCCTTAATGGGATATCAGTTACAAATCAATTAGAAAGGTCTCCATCTCCAAATTTATTGGTGGGGGAGAAAGACACCAAATCTCCCACTTCAGTTCTCTCTGCAGCTGGGTCAGATTCATTGGGGTCTGCAGTTTCAGAGCAGCTCAATCCTTGTTCTTCTCCTAATTCCTGCACAACTGACATTCACTCAAGTACCTCCTCACCTGTTGAGAAGGAGAATGTACACATGACATCCAATTCCACTgtccaagaagaaaaagatcCTTTTTCATCAACGCCTGAGTGCTTTTTGTCCATG AAATTGGAGTTAGCTTCCAAGGATACTCTAGGCAACATGGGAGATGAAGCCACAGGAGCACCCGTTACAAGCATCAAGCTTTTTGGAAGGACGGTTGTGGTGACAGATTTTCAAAAACCATGTTCTTCAGGGTCAGAGAATAGTGAGTCACTGCCATCTGATAAGAGTCCAGAGAACATTGATAATGAGAAGCTTGTTAATTATAATTGTGAATCATTGCCATGTCGAGCCCCAGATAGACACATGGAACATCGTAAAGAGAACACCGACTCTGCAGAAGCCTACCATTATGCTTCTCTGCCATGGTGGACTCTGTACCAAGGTCTGCCATTTTATTGCTCTCCCTCATATTACCAAACCTCAGTTCAAGTACCTACAGGCTCCTGTGTTGAAGAAGAAACGAACGAGAGGGATATTGTGAAGGAAAAATCTTGTACTGGCTCGAACTCTGCAATAATTAATGAAGTGGAAAATGGAGAGAAGAATTTAGTTGGTGTTGATTGCGAGTCTCAAGAAACTCTTGATGAGAGAAGGATGGTTAGCCCCTGCAACCATATGAAGGGATTTGTTCCCTACAAAAGATGTCGAGCAGAGAGAGATGCGAACTCATCAATGATGGTTATAGAGGAGAGGGAGGGACAAAGAGCTCGAGTTTGCTCGTAG
- the LOC121244586 gene encoding protein REVEILLE 7-like isoform X2: MTVQQDEGKTSDASVKAGNYRSDGAAQTETVVQKEEICSFGDYPTPKVRKPYTIVKQREKWTEEEHQKFLEALKLYGRGWRQIEAHVGTKTAVQIRSHAQKFFSKVVRASSGSTENTIEPVEIPPPRPKKKPSHPYPRKSVDSLNGISVTNQLERSPSPNLLVGEKDTKSPTSVLSAAGSDSLGSAVSEQLNPCSSPNSCTTDIHSSTSSPVEKENVHMTSNSTVQEEKDPFSSTPECFLSMKLELASKDTLGNMGDEATGAPVTSIKLFGRTVVVTDFQKPCSSGSENSESLPSDKSPENIDNEKLVNYNCESLPCRAPDRHMEHRKENTDSAEAYHYASLPWWTLYQGLPFYCSPSYYQTSVQVPTGSCVEEETNERDIVKEKSCTGSNSAIINEVENGEKNLVGVDCESQETLDERRMVSPCNHMKGFVPYKRCRAERDANSSMMVIEEREGQRARVCS, from the exons ATGACTGTTCAG CAGGATGAAGGAAAAACGTCAGATGCCTCTGTAAAAGCTGGTAACTACCGCTCTGATGGCGCTGCACAGACTGAAACAGTGGTCCAGAAGGAGGAGATATGTTCATTTGGGGATTACCCTACACCTAAG GTAAGGAAACCCTACACCATCgttaaacaaagagaaaaatggaCAGAAGAAGAGCATCAGAAGTTTCTTGAAGCCTTGAAGCTGTATGGTCGTGGTTGGCGTCAAATCGAAG CACATGTAGGCACCAAAACTGCAGTTCAGATCCGAAGTCATGCTCAAAAATTTTTCTCTAAG GTGGTACGGGCATCCAGTGGTAGCACTGAAAACACCATAGAACCAGTTGAGATACCGCCTCCACGGCCAAAGAAGAAACCCTCACATCCTTATCCACGTAAATCAGTTGATTCCCTTAATGGGATATCAGTTACAAATCAATTAGAAAGGTCTCCATCTCCAAATTTATTGGTGGGGGAGAAAGACACCAAATCTCCCACTTCAGTTCTCTCTGCAGCTGGGTCAGATTCATTGGGGTCTGCAGTTTCAGAGCAGCTCAATCCTTGTTCTTCTCCTAATTCCTGCACAACTGACATTCACTCAAGTACCTCCTCACCTGTTGAGAAGGAGAATGTACACATGACATCCAATTCCACTgtccaagaagaaaaagatcCTTTTTCATCAACGCCTGAGTGCTTTTTGTCCATG AAATTGGAGTTAGCTTCCAAGGATACTCTAGGCAACATGGGAGATGAAGCCACAGGAGCACCCGTTACAAGCATCAAGCTTTTTGGAAGGACGGTTGTGGTGACAGATTTTCAAAAACCATGTTCTTCAGGGTCAGAGAATAGTGAGTCACTGCCATCTGATAAGAGTCCAGAGAACATTGATAATGAGAAGCTTGTTAATTATAATTGTGAATCATTGCCATGTCGAGCCCCAGATAGACACATGGAACATCGTAAAGAGAACACCGACTCTGCAGAAGCCTACCATTATGCTTCTCTGCCATGGTGGACTCTGTACCAAGGTCTGCCATTTTATTGCTCTCCCTCATATTACCAAACCTCAGTTCAAGTACCTACAGGCTCCTGTGTTGAAGAAGAAACGAACGAGAGGGATATTGTGAAGGAAAAATCTTGTACTGGCTCGAACTCTGCAATAATTAATGAAGTGGAAAATGGAGAGAAGAATTTAGTTGGTGTTGATTGCGAGTCTCAAGAAACTCTTGATGAGAGAAGGATGGTTAGCCCCTGCAACCATATGAAGGGATTTGTTCCCTACAAAAGATGTCGAGCAGAGAGAGATGCGAACTCATCAATGATGGTTATAGAGGAGAGGGAGGGACAAAGAGCTCGAGTTTGCTCGTAG